From Coffea arabica cultivar ET-39 chromosome 2e, Coffea Arabica ET-39 HiFi, whole genome shotgun sequence, the proteins below share one genomic window:
- the LOC113733207 gene encoding probable E3 ubiquitin-protein ligase RHB1A isoform X1: MGGCCCSSRKPQFHGTPVFYYCPSVSEEHESLTSNDSVATALTAGFLVDLNLDTSIPDTFRSPPTPIPFDVVLGRPPTDSNSAGEPGNASSFETDIPVENKESDLKAEPGFLLATTKKIGNELLKSSPHLNSLTPDEEADVCPTCLEDYDAENPRIVTKCNHHFHLSCILEWMERSDTCPICDQEMIYEAL, encoded by the exons ATGGGAGGTTGCTGTTGTTCTTCCCGCAAGCCTCAATTTCATGGAACTCCTGTATTTTACTAT TGCCCATCCGTGTCGGAGGAACACGAGTCCCTGACTTCTAATGACAGTGTTGCAACTGCACTCACTGCTGGTTTCCTGGTTGATTTGAATCTTGATACATCAATTCCTGACACTTTTCGATCCCCACCCACACCTATTCCATTTGATGTGGTTTTGGGCCGTCCACCAACTGATTCTAATTCTGCTGGAGAACCAGGCAATGCAAGCAGCTTTGAGACAGATATACCTGTAGAGAATAAAGAATCTGATTTGAAAGCTGAACCTGGCTTCCTTCTTGCCACTACTAAAAAAATTGGAAATGAGCTTCTGAAATCAAGCCCTCACTTAAATTCATTGACTCCAGATGAAGAAGCTGATGTTTGTCCTACATGTCTTGAAG ATTATGATGCGGAGAATCCTAGAATCGTCACCAAATgtaatcatcattttcatctctCTTGCATACTGGAGTGGATGGAAAGAAGTGACACTTGTCCCATATGTGATCAG GAAATGATCTATGAAGCTTTGTGA
- the LOC113733207 gene encoding probable E3 ubiquitin-protein ligase RHB1A isoform X2 has translation MELLYFTMWCPSVSEEHESLTSNDSVATALTAGFLVDLNLDTSIPDTFRSPPTPIPFDVVLGRPPTDSNSAGEPGNASSFETDIPVENKESDLKAEPGFLLATTKKIGNELLKSSPHLNSLTPDEEADVCPTCLEDYDAENPRIVTKCNHHFHLSCILEWMERSDTCPICDQEMIYEAL, from the exons ATGGAACTCCTGTATTTTACTATGTGG TGCCCATCCGTGTCGGAGGAACACGAGTCCCTGACTTCTAATGACAGTGTTGCAACTGCACTCACTGCTGGTTTCCTGGTTGATTTGAATCTTGATACATCAATTCCTGACACTTTTCGATCCCCACCCACACCTATTCCATTTGATGTGGTTTTGGGCCGTCCACCAACTGATTCTAATTCTGCTGGAGAACCAGGCAATGCAAGCAGCTTTGAGACAGATATACCTGTAGAGAATAAAGAATCTGATTTGAAAGCTGAACCTGGCTTCCTTCTTGCCACTACTAAAAAAATTGGAAATGAGCTTCTGAAATCAAGCCCTCACTTAAATTCATTGACTCCAGATGAAGAAGCTGATGTTTGTCCTACATGTCTTGAAG ATTATGATGCGGAGAATCCTAGAATCGTCACCAAATgtaatcatcattttcatctctCTTGCATACTGGAGTGGATGGAAAGAAGTGACACTTGTCCCATATGTGATCAG GAAATGATCTATGAAGCTTTGTGA